A region of Ochrobactrum quorumnocens DNA encodes the following proteins:
- the rlmH gene encoding 23S rRNA (pseudouridine(1915)-N(3))-methyltransferase RlmH → MRVSVMAVGRMKAGPERELVERYFGRFSKAGPPLGLEFAGVNEIPESRGQTADLRKAEEAQRINEALDNGAALILLDERGKALGSESFAERIGRMRDDGKRQLIVAIGGPDGHDPSLRSRADLVLALGELTWPHQIARILIAEQLYRAATILAGHPYHRS, encoded by the coding sequence ATGCGTGTGAGTGTGATGGCCGTGGGCCGGATGAAAGCCGGCCCCGAGCGGGAGTTGGTCGAGCGTTATTTCGGCCGCTTTTCCAAGGCGGGACCGCCATTAGGGCTCGAATTTGCGGGTGTGAATGAAATACCCGAAAGCCGCGGACAAACAGCTGATCTGCGTAAGGCCGAAGAAGCACAGCGCATCAATGAAGCACTTGATAACGGGGCAGCCCTTATCCTGCTCGACGAGCGCGGCAAAGCGCTCGGCTCAGAATCTTTTGCTGAACGCATTGGCCGCATGCGTGATGATGGCAAGCGCCAGCTGATTGTTGCCATTGGCGGCCCGGATGGGCACGATCCTTCGTTACGATCGCGCGCAGATCTGGTTCTGGCGCTAGGCGAGCTCACATGGCCGCATCAGATCGCGCGTATATTGATAGCTGAGCAATTATATCGTGCTGCAACAATTCTTGCAGGCCATCCGTATCATCGGTCCTAG
- a CDS encoding nicotinate-nucleotide adenylyltransferase: MRFGFGLSALKASYPDVDAQYLRMPHVEKGMTVGLFGGSFNPPHGGHALVAEIAIRRLKLDQLWWMVTPGNPLKDKRELAPLAERLELSEHVASDPRIKVTALEAAFNVRYTADTLALIRKANPGVHFVWVMGADNLASFHRWQRWREIAQNFPIAVIDRPGSTLAYLSSRMAQTFSDSRLDEHYAPILARRNPPAWTFIHGPRSSLSSSALRKQKSNK; encoded by the coding sequence ATGCGGTTCGGCTTTGGGCTTTCCGCATTAAAGGCGAGTTATCCGGACGTTGATGCACAATATTTGCGCATGCCGCATGTCGAAAAGGGCATGACGGTCGGCCTGTTTGGCGGCTCGTTCAATCCACCACATGGTGGTCATGCGCTGGTCGCTGAAATCGCCATCCGGCGGCTGAAGCTCGATCAGCTCTGGTGGATGGTGACGCCCGGCAATCCACTGAAGGATAAGCGGGAACTTGCGCCGCTTGCTGAACGCTTAGAGCTCAGTGAGCATGTCGCAAGCGATCCGCGCATCAAGGTGACGGCGCTGGAAGCAGCCTTCAATGTGCGCTACACAGCCGACACTCTGGCGCTGATCCGCAAGGCCAATCCCGGTGTGCATTTCGTCTGGGTTATGGGTGCAGACAATCTGGCTTCTTTCCATCGCTGGCAGCGCTGGCGGGAGATTGCGCAGAACTTCCCGATCGCAGTGATCGACCGGCCGGGTTCGACTTTGGCTTATCTGTCGTCACGGATGGCGCAAACATTTTCCGATAGCCGGCTAGATGAACATTACGCGCCGATCCTTGCACGGCGTAATCCACCGGCCTGGACGTTTATTCACGGGCCGCGTTCTTCGCTTTCTTCAAGTGCGCTGCGTAAACAAAAATCGAACAAATGA
- a CDS encoding glycosyltransferase family 8 protein has translation MSHNSLTETLPQIAFVTDSGFLKPTLVAMWGVLRHLTLPGIIHFWGDGLSDQDWDAVRRVAMTNPAVTLNCLALSADDLDGAKGPTAHISAATMGRLHIPARISGRVLYIDGDTQVVGDVAPLFSLNLNGCPIGAVRDCVVAKWSARGLKVRDKCLVRVSELQGLMEQTDISRYFNAGVLLLDTDAIRAEPELHQAMHDLVRASAFPLGDQDHLNNVFRGRVHLINPAYNSSWRDSSRQRRHIVRLGGDAEESKTVPDIIVHFHGPEKPWKRPRRDLWKSRARAVWRYRREMQEYASKYPDLAL, from the coding sequence ATGTCACATAACTCACTTACCGAGACGTTGCCACAGATCGCTTTCGTGACGGATAGCGGCTTTCTCAAACCCACTCTTGTGGCTATGTGGGGCGTGCTCCGTCACTTGACCCTACCGGGTATCATTCATTTCTGGGGTGACGGCCTTAGCGACCAGGACTGGGACGCGGTCAGGCGTGTTGCGATGACAAATCCGGCTGTTACACTTAATTGCCTCGCTTTGTCGGCCGATGATCTGGATGGCGCCAAGGGGCCGACCGCACATATTTCAGCTGCAACGATGGGGCGTCTGCATATTCCAGCTCGAATTTCTGGTCGCGTTCTTTATATCGACGGCGATACTCAGGTCGTCGGTGATGTTGCACCGCTTTTCTCGCTCAATCTCAATGGTTGTCCGATTGGTGCAGTACGTGATTGCGTCGTGGCGAAGTGGTCGGCGCGCGGTCTTAAAGTGCGCGATAAATGTCTGGTTCGCGTAAGCGAGTTACAGGGACTGATGGAGCAGACCGATATATCGCGCTATTTTAACGCCGGTGTCTTGCTGCTTGATACAGATGCGATCCGCGCCGAGCCAGAACTACATCAAGCAATGCACGATCTCGTTCGAGCTTCCGCATTCCCGCTAGGTGATCAGGACCACCTCAATAATGTGTTTCGTGGTCGTGTGCATCTTATCAATCCGGCTTACAATTCTTCATGGCGCGATTCCTCCCGACAACGCAGACATATTGTCCGACTTGGTGGAGACGCCGAGGAAAGCAAGACGGTTCCGGATATTATCGTGCATTTCCATGGCCCGGAAAAACCGTGGAAAAGACCGCGCCGCGATCTTTGGAAAAGTCGCGCACGAGCCGTCTGGCGCTATCGCCGTGAAATGCAGGAATATGCGAGCAAATACCCTGACCTTGCCCTTTGA
- a CDS encoding murein hydrolase activator EnvC family protein, whose protein sequence is MSGATLAFAQEGIQQQRDKAASEYEQLSTELSVSSDKLKQLEDEVANLKKDQATITAALIQSAKTDKKLQQDIADSADKLMSLREQEDGIRNSLRARRSILAEVLAALQRMGLNPPPAILVRPDDALASVRSAVLLGAVVPEMREQVEELTSDLQDMQRVTASITQEQDKLKETRTAQAEEQKRQSLLLEEKKKLQAQSEQEIETQRKRSEELAAKAGSIKELIDGLDEQMAGVRDAADAARKAEAERLAKAQEKAGEATPGENRLHAQIDFASLQGKLGLPAAGKTIRHFAEKDGVGGNMMGQVVETLPAATITSPSDGVVLYAGTFRSYGQLLILDAGGGYHIVMAGMGRIDVAQGQFVLAGEPVGAMGEKLLASVAPIEVGNGAPLLYIEFRKDGKPVDPAPWWTERLSGRTQNDT, encoded by the coding sequence ATGTCGGGCGCAACGCTGGCTTTTGCACAGGAAGGAATCCAGCAGCAGCGCGACAAGGCAGCAAGTGAATATGAGCAGCTCAGCACCGAACTCTCGGTATCAAGCGACAAGCTGAAGCAGCTCGAAGACGAGGTAGCCAACCTTAAGAAAGACCAGGCAACGATTACGGCAGCACTGATCCAATCTGCAAAGACTGACAAGAAATTGCAGCAGGATATTGCTGATAGTGCCGACAAACTCATGTCTTTGCGTGAGCAGGAAGACGGCATTCGCAATTCCTTGCGTGCGCGGCGCAGCATTCTGGCTGAAGTGCTGGCAGCCCTGCAGCGGATGGGTTTGAACCCGCCGCCTGCCATTCTTGTACGGCCCGACGATGCCCTGGCATCGGTACGCAGTGCGGTGCTGCTTGGCGCGGTTGTGCCTGAAATGCGCGAGCAGGTGGAAGAACTCACAAGCGATCTCCAGGATATGCAGCGTGTCACGGCCTCGATTACTCAAGAGCAGGACAAGCTCAAGGAAACACGCACTGCGCAGGCCGAAGAGCAGAAGCGTCAATCACTTCTTCTTGAAGAAAAGAAGAAGTTGCAGGCACAATCCGAGCAGGAAATAGAGACACAGCGCAAGCGTTCGGAAGAACTTGCGGCCAAGGCGGGTAGCATCAAGGAGCTGATCGACGGGCTCGATGAGCAGATGGCAGGGGTCCGGGATGCGGCTGATGCTGCGCGCAAGGCGGAAGCCGAACGTCTTGCAAAAGCGCAAGAAAAGGCCGGAGAAGCAACGCCTGGCGAGAACCGCTTGCATGCTCAGATCGACTTTGCATCATTGCAGGGAAAGTTGGGATTGCCTGCTGCGGGCAAGACAATCCGACACTTTGCTGAAAAGGATGGGGTTGGCGGCAACATGATGGGGCAGGTGGTCGAAACCTTGCCCGCTGCCACGATTACGTCACCTTCCGATGGCGTTGTGCTTTATGCAGGTACATTCAGATCTTATGGGCAGCTCTTGATCCTGGACGCGGGCGGCGGATATCATATCGTGATGGCTGGCATGGGTCGAATCGATGTGGCGCAAGGTCAGTTTGTGTTGGCGGGTGAACCTGTCGGCGCAATGGGTGAAAAACTTCTCGCAAGTGTTGCACCGATAGAGGTGGGCAATGGCGCGCCATTGCTTTACATTGAGTTTCGAAAGGATGGAAAACCCGTTGATCCGGCCCCGTGGTGGACTGAACGGCTTTCTGGAAGGACACAAAATGATACGTAA
- a CDS encoding LysR family transcriptional regulator, whose amino-acid sequence MNWDDIRIFLAVARSGQILGAAKRLGLNHTTVARRLTALEAALSTTLLTRRTNGSTLTQAGEEFLLAAERMEAEMLSARSQVGNADIAVSGTVRIGAPDGFGVTFLAPRLARLTQQYPDLTIQLVPVPRSFSLSRREADIAITVERPEQGRLIARRLVDYTLGLFAHRSYIEANGMPESVEDLNKHRTIGYVEDLVINPSLAYAPEISRDWKPAFEVSSALGQVEAVRAGAGIGILHAFIARADPNLVPVLPDRIIRRSYWLTYHESARTLRRVTAVSALISELVESEKSLFS is encoded by the coding sequence ATGAACTGGGACGATATCCGCATATTCCTTGCCGTTGCGCGCTCTGGGCAGATTCTGGGCGCGGCCAAAAGGCTTGGCCTCAATCATACAACAGTTGCCCGCAGACTGACTGCACTTGAGGCTGCACTTTCCACGACTCTGCTGACGCGCCGAACCAACGGCTCGACGCTCACGCAGGCGGGCGAGGAATTTCTGCTTGCAGCCGAACGCATGGAAGCAGAAATGCTTTCCGCGCGTTCGCAGGTCGGCAATGCGGATATCGCTGTTTCAGGTACAGTGCGGATCGGTGCGCCCGATGGTTTTGGCGTTACGTTTCTGGCTCCAAGGCTGGCGAGGCTGACACAGCAATATCCCGACCTCACGATCCAGCTTGTGCCGGTGCCGCGCTCCTTCTCATTGTCGCGACGTGAAGCAGATATAGCTATCACGGTCGAACGCCCGGAACAGGGGCGGCTGATCGCCCGCAGGCTGGTCGATTATACGCTCGGTCTTTTTGCACATCGCTCCTACATTGAAGCGAATGGCATGCCGGAAAGCGTCGAAGATCTGAACAAGCATCGGACCATTGGCTATGTGGAAGATCTGGTGATCAATCCGTCTCTGGCATATGCGCCGGAAATCAGCCGCGATTGGAAGCCTGCTTTTGAAGTTTCAAGTGCGCTGGGACAGGTAGAGGCAGTTCGTGCGGGTGCTGGCATTGGCATTCTTCACGCGTTCATCGCACGCGCTGATCCCAATCTGGTGCCTGTTCTGCCCGATCGCATCATCCGTCGATCCTATTGGCTGACCTATCACGAATCCGCGCGCACCCTGCGGCGCGTTACTGCCGTCTCAGCTTTGATTTCCGAGCTGGTAGAGAGCGAGAAGTCGCTGTTTAGCTAG
- a CDS encoding glutamate-5-semialdehyde dehydrogenase encodes MLNKVDAGTDIAAIMAEVGRKARQAAAPLSIASPQQKNKALLAAADSILASKDAILEANKLDLANAAESGMAASFVDRLTLDDSRIQVIADGIRAIAELNDPVGEVIAEWDRPNGLHIERVRTPLGVIGVIYESRPNVTADAGALCLKAGNAVILRGGSDSAHSSAAIHMALVAGLEAAQLPADAIQIVPVTDRAAVGELLKGLNGAIDVIVPRGGKSLVARVQSEARVPVFAHLEGICHLYIDKSADLDMARAIAVNAKMRRTGICGATETLLVDRAVAQTHLVPVLEDLASKGCEIRGSGEVVALYEAATPAAQEDWSTEYLDAIISVALVDGVSGAIEHINRYSSHHTEAVVARDADVVARFFNEIDSAILLHNASTQFADGGEFGMGAEIGIATGKMHARGPVGVEQLTSFKYRVRGNGQVRG; translated from the coding sequence ATGTTGAACAAAGTGGATGCCGGAACTGACATCGCAGCCATCATGGCAGAAGTTGGTCGTAAAGCCAGACAGGCAGCGGCTCCGCTTTCCATCGCTTCGCCTCAACAGAAAAACAAAGCCCTGCTTGCTGCTGCAGATAGCATCCTTGCAAGCAAAGACGCTATTCTTGAAGCCAACAAGCTCGATCTTGCCAATGCTGCGGAAAGCGGGATGGCAGCTTCGTTTGTTGATCGGCTGACACTGGATGACAGTCGTATTCAGGTGATTGCTGACGGCATTCGCGCTATTGCTGAATTGAATGATCCGGTCGGTGAAGTGATTGCCGAGTGGGATCGTCCGAATGGTCTCCATATCGAGCGTGTTCGCACGCCGTTAGGTGTGATTGGCGTGATCTATGAAAGCCGTCCCAATGTGACGGCGGATGCTGGCGCATTGTGCCTCAAAGCCGGTAATGCCGTGATTTTGCGTGGTGGTTCGGATTCCGCACATTCGTCGGCTGCTATTCATATGGCTCTGGTTGCGGGACTGGAGGCAGCTCAATTGCCTGCCGATGCAATCCAGATTGTGCCGGTTACAGACCGCGCGGCGGTTGGCGAACTGCTCAAAGGTCTCAATGGTGCGATTGACGTGATCGTGCCACGGGGCGGTAAAAGCCTCGTTGCGCGGGTGCAATCGGAAGCGCGCGTGCCGGTTTTCGCGCATCTTGAAGGCATCTGTCATCTCTATATCGATAAGTCCGCTGATCTCGACATGGCGCGTGCGATTGCTGTGAATGCCAAGATGCGCCGCACCGGTATTTGCGGTGCGACCGAAACCTTGCTTGTGGATCGCGCGGTGGCTCAAACGCATCTGGTGCCGGTTCTTGAAGATCTGGCTTCGAAGGGCTGCGAAATTCGGGGCAGCGGTGAAGTCGTCGCACTTTATGAAGCCGCGACGCCTGCCGCGCAAGAAGACTGGTCTACCGAATATCTCGATGCAATCATTTCGGTGGCGCTGGTCGATGGTGTTTCTGGCGCGATTGAGCATATCAACCGTTATTCCTCGCACCACACCGAAGCTGTTGTGGCTAGGGATGCGGATGTCGTTGCACGCTTCTTCAACGAGATCGACTCGGCCATTCTTTTGCACAATGCTTCGACGCAGTTTGCTGATGGCGGCGAGTTCGGCATGGGTGCGGAAATTGGTATCGCGACTGGCAAGATGCATGCGCGTGGTCCGGTTGGCGTCGAACAACTGACCTCCTTCAAATATCGTGTTCGTGGAAACGGACAGGTTAGAGGTTAG
- the rsfS gene encoding ribosome silencing factor — protein MNETAFVSQTFDAALASLENSKAESIIPIDIRGRSSIGDYMIVASGRSHRHVTAVADHLLQALSQMGCKNVRVEGLEGGDWVLIDTGDIVVHIFRPEIRDFYNLEKIWINDDAEDQRASGTVH, from the coding sequence ATGAACGAAACAGCTTTCGTGTCCCAGACCTTCGACGCGGCTTTGGCCAGTCTCGAAAACTCCAAAGCAGAATCCATTATCCCCATCGACATTCGCGGAAGATCTTCGATCGGCGATTATATGATCGTCGCTTCTGGTCGTTCGCATCGTCACGTGACGGCTGTCGCTGACCATCTTTTGCAGGCGCTCAGTCAAATGGGCTGCAAGAATGTCCGGGTCGAAGGGCTCGAGGGCGGTGATTGGGTTCTCATCGATACAGGCGATATTGTCGTCCATATTTTCCGTCCGGAAATCCGTGATTTCTATAATCTGGAAAAAATCTGGATCAACGACGATGCCGAAGATCAGCGCGCATCGGGAACGGTGCACTGA
- a CDS encoding RNA pyrophosphohydrolase: protein MSKHKGPVDPESLPYRPCVGLMVLNKEGLVWAGRRIVIPGDEMDGATQLWQMPQGGIDKGEDPAVASLRELYEETGMKSVSLLAEAPNWINYDLPPRLVGQALKGKYRGQTQKWFAYRFEGDESEIAINPPPGGHTAEFEEWAWKPMQELPDLIVPFKRKVYEDVVAAFRHLAP, encoded by the coding sequence ATGTCGAAGCATAAAGGTCCTGTCGATCCCGAAAGCCTGCCTTATCGCCCCTGTGTTGGGTTGATGGTGCTCAACAAGGAAGGTCTCGTCTGGGCCGGGCGGCGCATCGTTATTCCAGGTGATGAGATGGATGGGGCAACACAGCTTTGGCAGATGCCGCAAGGCGGTATCGATAAAGGCGAAGATCCAGCAGTTGCATCGCTGCGTGAGCTTTATGAGGAAACCGGCATGAAGTCGGTATCCCTCCTTGCTGAAGCCCCAAACTGGATCAATTACGATCTACCTCCACGCCTGGTCGGGCAGGCGCTTAAAGGAAAATATCGCGGACAGACCCAGAAGTGGTTTGCTTATCGCTTTGAAGGCGACGAGAGCGAGATCGCGATCAATCCTCCTCCCGGTGGTCATACGGCTGAATTCGAGGAATGGGCGTGGAAACCGATGCAGGAACTGCCGGATTTGATCGTGCCCTTCAAGCGTAAGGTCTATGAAGATGTGGTTGCCGCTTTCCGGCATCTGGCGCCTTAA
- a CDS encoding YoaK family protein codes for MTPNSRLSLGLALTASAGFIDGIAFLELGGFFASFMSGNTTQLGLAIAGQSDAMGRAIIWLPAALIALFFTGAFLGTLTVRAHGKNGSLAVMASVAAILLLVSVLRHEGLNLIHPVLLLAAAMGAQNAAVQPIGSARLGVTYVTGTLFNSAADLAGSLRGEAPRWRWLQHFAVWLSLMIGAVLGGFAHYFIGLDALFIPAAMILSVMAIYWRAN; via the coding sequence ATGACACCGAATTCGCGACTGTCTCTCGGTCTGGCTCTGACCGCATCGGCGGGCTTCATTGATGGAATTGCTTTTCTCGAACTGGGCGGCTTTTTTGCCTCTTTCATGAGTGGCAACACCACACAGCTCGGTCTCGCTATTGCCGGGCAGTCGGATGCGATGGGACGGGCAATTATCTGGCTTCCGGCGGCTCTTATCGCCTTGTTTTTCACCGGAGCTTTTTTAGGTACGTTGACCGTTCGCGCTCATGGCAAGAACGGTAGTCTTGCAGTTATGGCTAGCGTGGCGGCGATACTTCTTCTGGTCAGTGTCTTGCGCCACGAGGGGCTCAATCTTATCCATCCGGTGCTGCTTCTGGCAGCCGCCATGGGTGCGCAGAATGCCGCCGTACAACCGATCGGCTCAGCGCGCCTCGGTGTGACTTATGTGACAGGAACTTTGTTTAATTCTGCTGCCGATCTTGCCGGATCATTGCGGGGCGAAGCACCAAGGTGGCGCTGGTTGCAACATTTCGCCGTTTGGCTGTCACTGATGATTGGTGCCGTTCTGGGCGGCTTTGCGCATTATTTCATTGGCCTTGATGCGCTGTTTATCCCAGCAGCTATGATCCTCAGTGTGATGGCAATTTACTGGCGAGCGAATTAG
- a CDS encoding GlsB/YeaQ/YmgE family stress response membrane protein — MDGGSLLVFLLVGLIAGWLAGKVVQGGGFGLIGNIIVGVIGAFFAGWLLPRLGFSVGGGIIAAIVNAFIGAAILLVILRIVKRV, encoded by the coding sequence ATGGACGGTGGAAGTCTTCTCGTATTTCTATTGGTCGGCCTGATCGCCGGCTGGCTAGCTGGCAAAGTGGTTCAGGGTGGTGGTTTCGGCCTCATCGGTAACATCATTGTGGGTGTGATCGGCGCTTTCTTCGCAGGCTGGCTTTTGCCGCGACTGGGTTTTTCGGTCGGCGGCGGTATTATCGCGGCTATCGTCAACGCCTTTATCGGTGCTGCGATCCTTCTTGTTATTCTGCGTATCGTTAAACGCGTCTGA
- a CDS encoding VOC family protein produces the protein MHITRLDHIQLAMPKGEEEKARAFYEGLLGIPEEPKPSNLAVRGGCWFERGSLKIHLGIDPEFVPARKAHPAFIVKELAKLIETLTAAGVSVVDDEPLIGYARCYISDPFGNRIELMEQLAS, from the coding sequence ATGCATATCACTCGGCTCGATCATATACAGCTGGCGATGCCAAAGGGCGAAGAAGAAAAAGCTCGTGCTTTTTACGAAGGACTTCTGGGAATTCCTGAAGAGCCGAAGCCATCAAATCTGGCGGTAAGAGGTGGTTGCTGGTTTGAGCGAGGTTCGTTGAAAATTCACCTCGGTATCGATCCCGAATTTGTTCCCGCCCGCAAAGCGCATCCGGCCTTCATTGTTAAGGAGCTGGCAAAGTTGATCGAAACGCTGACCGCCGCCGGTGTCTCTGTTGTCGACGATGAACCGCTGATTGGTTATGCAAGATGCTATATCTCTGATCCATTCGGGAATCGTATCGAATTGATGGAACAGCTCGCGTCATGA
- a CDS encoding S41 family peptidase, whose product MIRKLSLLFAGALMGASAMVMVQGAPASTAFAAAGKDSDVYKDLALFGDIFERVRQQYVTPPDDKKLTESAINGMLTSLDPHSSYLNPEAAQDMRVQTKGEFGGLGIEVTMDNDLVKVIAPIDDTPASKAGVLAGDLISKIDGQEVRGLSLSDAVEKMRGEIGSPIELTLIRQGADKPITLKIDRAVIKVKAVRSRIENDVGYLRVISFTEQTSEDLKKAIKDIQEKLPGDKLKGYVLDLRLNPGGLLDQAVAVSDTFLDKGEIVSTRGRDPQDVTRFDARKGDLVDGKPVIVLINGGSASASEIVAGALQDHRRATVLGTQSFGKGSVQTIIPLGENGSLRLTTALYYTPSGKSIQGKGITPDIKVEQPLPPELRGEDVVRGESELKGHIKGNAEDDQGSGSAAYVPLETKDDVQLNEALKLLRGEEANAAFPPDPKKGVLN is encoded by the coding sequence ATGATACGTAAACTGTCGCTGCTGTTCGCCGGAGCCCTTATGGGGGCGTCAGCCATGGTGATGGTTCAGGGCGCGCCTGCTTCCACTGCCTTTGCGGCAGCGGGGAAAGACAGCGATGTCTATAAGGACCTTGCACTCTTCGGTGATATTTTCGAGCGTGTGCGTCAGCAATACGTGACGCCGCCCGATGACAAGAAGCTGACCGAAAGCGCGATCAACGGCATGTTGACGTCGCTGGATCCACATTCCTCCTATCTCAACCCGGAAGCCGCGCAGGATATGCGCGTGCAGACCAAAGGTGAGTTCGGTGGCCTTGGTATCGAAGTGACAATGGACAATGATCTTGTGAAGGTCATCGCGCCGATTGATGATACGCCTGCCTCCAAGGCCGGTGTTCTTGCGGGCGATCTGATCAGCAAGATCGACGGCCAGGAAGTCCGTGGATTGAGCCTCAGCGACGCCGTTGAAAAGATGCGCGGTGAAATCGGTTCGCCGATTGAGCTCACACTTATTCGTCAGGGTGCTGATAAGCCTATCACGCTCAAGATCGATCGCGCTGTGATCAAGGTCAAGGCGGTTCGCTCGCGGATTGAGAATGATGTTGGCTATCTGCGCGTGATTTCCTTCACCGAGCAGACTTCGGAAGATCTCAAGAAGGCGATCAAGGACATTCAGGAGAAGCTGCCGGGCGACAAGCTCAAAGGCTATGTGCTCGACCTTCGCCTCAATCCAGGTGGACTGCTTGATCAGGCCGTGGCTGTTTCAGACACGTTCCTCGATAAGGGTGAAATTGTTTCGACCCGTGGACGTGATCCGCAGGATGTAACCCGCTTTGACGCGCGCAAGGGTGATCTTGTTGATGGCAAGCCAGTGATCGTGCTGATCAATGGCGGCTCGGCCAGTGCTTCGGAAATCGTTGCCGGTGCATTGCAGGATCATCGTCGTGCGACCGTGCTGGGCACGCAGTCTTTCGGCAAGGGTTCCGTTCAGACGATCATCCCGCTTGGTGAAAATGGTTCGCTGCGTCTGACGACAGCGCTCTATTATACGCCGTCGGGCAAGTCGATCCAGGGCAAGGGCATCACGCCGGACATCAAGGTTGAACAGCCATTGCCGCCAGAACTGCGCGGTGAGGATGTTGTTCGCGGTGAGTCCGAGCTCAAGGGCCACATCAAGGGCAATGCTGAAGACGATCAGGGATCGGGTTCGGCAGCTTATGTTCCGCTTGAGACTAAGGATGACGTTCAGCTCAACGAAGCGCTGAAGCTTCTGCGCGGTGAGGAAGCCAATGCTGCGTTCCCGCCAGACCCTAAAAAGGGTGTGCTGAACTGA
- the proB gene encoding glutamate 5-kinase, with the protein MLKQLKDYRRIVIKIGSALLVDRSTGLKQSWLETLGQDIANLARAGVEVLVVSSGAIALGRTVLGLPKKSLKLEESQAAAAAGQIALAKAYADVLGSHGIKSGQILVTLSDTEERRRYLNARATIETLLKLGAVPIINENDTVATTEIRYGDNDRLAARVATMMGADLLILLSDIDGLYTAPPHKDPNAQFLPLVTTITPQIEAMAGAAASELSRGGMKTKLDAGKIANAAGTAMIITSGTRMAPLSAIDRGERATLFEPSRAPVNAWKTWISGNLEPAGKLLVDAGAAKALKSGRSLLPAGVKEIEGQFERGDTVAVLNEERREIARGLIAYDADDARKIAGHKSDEISAILGYDARAAMIHRNDLVVRGVTTTETEEA; encoded by the coding sequence ATGCTGAAACAACTCAAAGACTATCGCCGCATCGTCATAAAGATCGGTTCCGCTCTGCTGGTGGACCGATCAACTGGTCTCAAGCAGAGCTGGCTTGAGACATTGGGTCAGGACATTGCCAATCTGGCGCGTGCCGGGGTGGAAGTTCTGGTAGTTTCTTCAGGGGCCATTGCACTTGGCCGCACAGTTCTTGGGCTGCCGAAAAAGTCGTTAAAGCTTGAGGAAAGCCAGGCGGCAGCTGCCGCAGGTCAGATCGCGCTTGCCAAGGCTTATGCCGACGTGCTCGGCAGCCACGGCATCAAGTCTGGCCAGATTCTGGTGACACTTTCAGACACCGAGGAGCGCCGCCGCTACCTCAATGCGCGCGCGACCATTGAAACGCTTTTGAAACTTGGCGCGGTTCCGATCATCAATGAAAACGATACGGTCGCGACAACCGAAATTCGTTATGGCGACAATGACCGTCTGGCAGCGCGTGTAGCCACCATGATGGGTGCTGATCTGCTGATCCTTCTTTCGGACATTGACGGGCTTTATACGGCACCTCCGCACAAGGACCCGAACGCGCAGTTTCTGCCGCTCGTTACAACGATTACTCCCCAGATTGAGGCTATGGCGGGTGCGGCTGCATCCGAACTTTCGCGCGGTGGCATGAAGACCAAGCTTGATGCTGGCAAGATTGCCAATGCTGCAGGCACCGCGATGATTATCACCTCCGGCACGCGTATGGCGCCACTTTCAGCCATTGATCGTGGAGAACGCGCAACCTTGTTTGAGCCGTCGCGTGCGCCGGTTAATGCCTGGAAGACCTGGATTTCCGGCAATCTGGAACCTGCTGGAAAATTATTGGTCGATGCCGGTGCGGCTAAGGCGCTGAAGTCTGGAAGATCGCTACTGCCTGCGGGTGTGAAAGAGATTGAAGGTCAGTTCGAGCGCGGTGATACGGTTGCAGTGCTGAATGAAGAGCGCCGCGAAATCGCGCGTGGACTGATTGCTTACGATGCTGACGATGCGCGCAAAATTGCTGGGCATAAAAGCGATGAGATTAGTGCCATTCTTGGTTATGATGCGCGCGCTGCGATGATCCACCGTAATGATCTGGTGGTACGAGGTGTGACCACTACCGAGACGGAAGAAGCGTAA